From one Butyricimonas faecihominis genomic stretch:
- a CDS encoding Dps family protein — MKTLNLIGLDKEKSKELVNHLNDLLANYQIFYQNLRGFHWNVKGSNFFELHAKFEEYYNDAIEKVDEIAERVLTLEGTPLHSYSAYMKQAEIKEVTGVSDGNRCVKEIVGNLGILIRKEREILALAAEIGDDGTQDMINPYISEQEKNLWMLRAYLSE, encoded by the coding sequence ATGAAAACACTAAATTTAATCGGATTAGACAAAGAGAAATCAAAAGAGTTAGTAAACCATTTGAATGATTTGTTGGCAAATTACCAAATATTTTACCAGAATTTGAGAGGATTCCACTGGAACGTGAAAGGAAGTAACTTCTTCGAGTTGCATGCTAAGTTTGAAGAGTACTATAATGATGCTATCGAGAAGGTGGACGAGATTGCTGAACGCGTACTTACGTTGGAGGGTACCCCGTTACATTCGTATTCCGCTTACATGAAACAGGCTGAGATTAAAGAGGTAACGGGGGTTTCCGACGGGAATCGTTGCGTAAAGGAGATTGTGGGGAATTTGGGGATATTGATCCGAAAAGAACGTGAAATATTGGCTTTGGCCGCAGAAATCGGTGATGATGGAACTCAAGATATGATTAATCCTTACATTTCCGAGCAAGAGAAGAATTTATGGATGCTACGTGCATATTTAAGTGAATAA
- a CDS encoding RNA polymerase sigma-70 factor, which yields MEDSQKYYEIEILTRELKEGKEAAFDYLFRTRYKNLCRFAATFVVQFDVAEDIVQEVFEKIWKKSTRIDERASIDSYLFVAVRNACFTFLKNKRERVDLEDVKQNLKVSEEVVEFETPELNRLWGEIENLPLQCKVVFKLVILEDMKYKDVADSLGISVNTVKTQMKIAYKTLREKLKQEQFSLLLFLFGIKED from the coding sequence ATGGAAGATAGTCAGAAATATTATGAAATAGAAATATTGACTAGAGAGTTAAAAGAAGGAAAAGAAGCTGCCTTTGATTACCTTTTCAGAACTCGCTACAAAAACCTGTGTCGTTTTGCAGCCACGTTTGTCGTGCAGTTTGACGTGGCGGAAGACATTGTGCAGGAAGTTTTTGAAAAGATCTGGAAAAAAAGTACTCGGATTGACGAGAGGGCGTCTATTGATAGTTATTTGTTTGTTGCCGTGCGTAATGCTTGTTTTACGTTTTTGAAGAATAAACGGGAACGTGTTGATCTGGAGGATGTGAAACAAAATTTAAAGGTTTCGGAAGAAGTCGTAGAATTTGAAACGCCGGAATTGAACCGTTTGTGGGGAGAGATTGAGAATTTGCCTTTACAATGTAAAGTTGTTTTTAAACTGGTGATTCTGGAAGATATGAAATACAAGGACGTGGCTGACTCGTTGGGAATTTCGGTCAACACGGTAAAAACACAAATGAAAATCGCTTACAAGACCTTGCGGGAAAAATTGAAACAGGAACAATTCTCGTTATTACTATTTCTTTTTGGGATAAAAGAAGATTAA
- a CDS encoding radical SAM/SPASM domain-containing protein, whose translation MALIQEFICCLFLFFYILVIYLLENMEKAFLNHAIIELTSDCNLRCKHCYNWWKQEGINMERLGSFRKAYLLLDYLIRKTTLSKVVFTGGEPTISERFIELVLHAKVNGVRVIVITNGNGEIKVYEQLAALQVNLMEFSILSFRPEIHDRITGVPGAWEKMMLSLQLMLGRGIEVVPVIVITALNYLYVGECIKRLCQMGIRRFMVNRYNIGGEGLNQPMQLSVGREALHQVFGEVNELASRYGLDVVSGVCTPHCLLDPVDYPFIRFGNCPTNVYNRPLTFDIVGNVRMCNHSPNIVGNVYRQPLPDILFSSYACSWDSIVVENCRGCKKWNMCRGGCRAASEQVGGTLQQVDPIVKELSLKPFIS comes from the coding sequence ATGGCTTTAATACAGGAATTTATATGTTGTTTATTTCTATTTTTTTATATACTTGTCATATATTTATTAGAGAATATGGAAAAGGCGTTTTTGAATCACGCAATTATTGAGTTAACTTCTGATTGTAATTTGCGATGTAAACATTGTTATAATTGGTGGAAGCAAGAGGGGATAAATATGGAAAGATTGGGGTCTTTTCGAAAAGCATACCTGTTGTTAGATTATCTGATAAGGAAGACAACGTTGAGTAAAGTAGTGTTTACAGGTGGGGAACCAACTATTAGCGAACGATTTATAGAGTTGGTTTTACATGCAAAAGTGAATGGTGTGAGGGTAATTGTTATCACGAATGGAAATGGGGAAATAAAAGTTTATGAGCAATTAGCCGCATTACAAGTGAATTTGATGGAGTTTTCAATACTATCATTTCGTCCGGAAATTCATGATCGGATTACGGGAGTTCCGGGAGCATGGGAAAAAATGATGTTATCGTTACAATTGATGTTGGGCAGAGGAATAGAAGTAGTTCCGGTAATTGTGATTACAGCTTTGAATTACTTGTATGTTGGAGAATGTATAAAAAGGTTGTGTCAAATGGGAATACGTCGATTTATGGTGAATCGGTATAATATTGGAGGGGAGGGATTGAATCAGCCCATGCAGCTTTCGGTCGGGCGTGAAGCTTTGCATCAAGTTTTTGGTGAAGTAAATGAGCTAGCGTCGCGGTATGGTTTGGATGTTGTTTCTGGTGTTTGTACTCCACATTGTTTGCTTGATCCGGTTGATTATCCTTTTATTCGTTTTGGAAATTGTCCGACAAATGTATATAATCGTCCTTTAACTTTTGATATTGTTGGTAATGTCCGGATGTGTAATCATTCTCCGAATATAGTTGGAAATGTGTACCGTCAACCGTTGCCAGATATTCTGTTTTCTAGTTACGCTTGTTCTTGGGATAGTATCGTTGTCGAAAATTGTCGCGGATGTAAAAAATGGAATATGTGTAGAGGTGGCTGTCGGGCGGCTTCGGAACAAGTTGGGGGAACATTGCAACAGGTTGATCCTATCGTAAAAGAATTGTCATTAAAACCTTTTATTTCATGA
- a CDS encoding M16 family metallopeptidase → MRNLLLLLLFFCSSCFVVAQESSGVFRYGKLKNGLTYYIRHTEVQSGYADYYLVQNVGSLLEDDNQNGLAHVLEHMAFHSTQSFPDGVPAFLQRHGVETFNAVTKYDETIYHIDHVPTASRVLVDSCVLVLRDWSGFLKLKSEDMDQERKVIREERRVRMNVSKRVKKMAEPYLYNGSKYAIHDIIGTVDVVQNFTPEQLRSYYNDFYRPDQQAVMIIGDIDVEQVETTVKRLFDPIPKRKNPKPRLVYKIENNDRPLYAKLIDKEISNNSIQLVKRIPWVSVNSLEDMLREMLLRDFYNSVMRGLITEYVEAGESYLLSAGAWISNLVRNYDSFNMVLTSLPGKEKEALQQMLDKIEYVHRFGFTDEVLQPLIEKYRQGVRANMGQEGSMPNSVFLQIYQDNFLLGRPLCTVDEKLDVTLSVLDTLSAKNFQDWISDWYGGSDNWVFLMQGNDSTYLFPNAQEIEKMIQDSRSADMEQLAAREEVIEENAELIDFEIKPGRIVKEKTIKMLDAEEWVLDNGARIFYKYTDGDKGMFNMLAGSPGGRSVIKAEDLPSADALSALFLQGGLYKYDMNALGFLLKDHTVDMNLSLDERSESISVVGASVDLEIAFQLFYLAMERPRFDSVLFNRFVAVNRMNQANSNATINDTISEMLSSIRRVESPRLWKKDTDYYSAMNFDRMIQIYKERFQDASDFTFYLVGDIEREKARELVAKYVGAIPSAYRKETPVEHHYDREGNITEDIEVNMPDRKYLVSIEFVNNLKTTPMEEVCMRILKMYFQYRFQEEIRGERGAAYSVQVLGEVSSKPRYQQELFIRFATSLDEGPRMRELVHEQIQEFLKQGMTNEDVEDFVLSIEKEKKSVDEMAYNTIAFWTENLQFYNKTGKRMDSPIYFDAVIDKIKARNVLGFARRFFNTAQCVDLVIKSKY, encoded by the coding sequence ATGAGAAATTTACTATTGTTGTTATTGTTTTTTTGTTCCAGTTGTTTTGTCGTGGCTCAAGAGAGTTCCGGTGTGTTTCGTTATGGTAAGTTAAAGAACGGGTTGACGTACTATATTCGGCATACAGAGGTTCAATCGGGGTATGCTGATTATTATCTCGTGCAAAATGTCGGTTCTTTGTTGGAAGATGACAATCAGAATGGTTTGGCTCATGTCTTGGAACATATGGCATTTCACTCCACGCAGAGTTTTCCGGATGGAGTGCCTGCCTTTTTACAACGTCATGGAGTGGAGACGTTCAATGCTGTGACTAAATATGATGAAACGATATATCATATTGATCATGTACCAACGGCCTCGCGGGTGTTGGTAGATTCCTGTGTTTTAGTATTACGGGATTGGTCTGGTTTCTTGAAATTGAAATCGGAAGATATGGATCAAGAACGTAAAGTGATTCGGGAGGAACGTCGGGTAAGGATGAATGTGTCTAAACGAGTGAAAAAAATGGCAGAGCCTTATTTGTATAACGGGAGTAAATATGCTATTCATGATATTATCGGTACCGTGGATGTCGTGCAGAATTTTACTCCGGAACAACTGAGGAGTTATTATAATGATTTTTATCGTCCGGACCAACAAGCGGTAATGATTATTGGGGATATTGATGTTGAGCAGGTGGAGACGACCGTGAAACGTTTATTTGATCCTATTCCCAAAAGAAAGAATCCAAAACCTCGTCTTGTTTATAAAATAGAAAATAATGACAGGCCTTTATACGCGAAATTGATCGATAAAGAGATCTCTAATAATTCAATTCAATTGGTGAAACGTATTCCTTGGGTTAGCGTGAATTCTTTGGAAGATATGTTACGTGAGATGTTATTACGAGACTTTTATAATTCGGTGATGAGAGGATTAATAACGGAATATGTGGAGGCGGGGGAGTCTTATCTTTTGAGTGCGGGAGCGTGGATTTCTAATTTGGTGAGAAATTATGATAGTTTCAATATGGTATTAACGTCTTTGCCGGGAAAGGAAAAAGAGGCGTTGCAGCAAATGTTGGACAAAATAGAGTATGTGCATCGTTTTGGATTTACAGATGAAGTCTTGCAACCTTTGATAGAGAAATACCGGCAAGGGGTGAGGGCGAATATGGGGCAGGAAGGGAGTATGCCGAATAGCGTGTTCCTCCAGATTTATCAAGATAATTTTTTATTAGGCAGACCTTTGTGTACGGTTGATGAAAAGTTGGACGTCACGTTGTCTGTCCTTGATACGTTATCGGCTAAAAATTTTCAAGATTGGATTTCTGATTGGTACGGTGGATCGGATAATTGGGTATTTCTTATGCAGGGTAATGATTCCACTTATCTTTTTCCTAATGCCCAAGAAATTGAAAAGATGATTCAGGATTCCCGTTCCGCTGATATGGAACAACTTGCCGCTCGGGAAGAAGTGATAGAAGAGAATGCTGAATTGATAGATTTTGAGATTAAACCGGGAAGGATTGTAAAAGAGAAGACTATAAAAATGTTGGACGCTGAGGAATGGGTGTTGGATAATGGAGCTAGGATATTTTATAAATACACGGATGGAGATAAAGGTATGTTTAATATGTTGGCTGGAAGTCCCGGTGGGCGTTCGGTGATAAAAGCTGAGGATTTGCCCTCTGCAGATGCCTTGTCTGCCTTGTTTTTGCAAGGAGGATTGTATAAATATGATATGAATGCATTGGGTTTCTTGTTGAAAGATCATACGGTTGATATGAATTTGTCTTTAGATGAACGTTCGGAGAGTATTAGTGTTGTTGGGGCATCTGTTGACTTGGAAATTGCTTTCCAGTTATTTTATCTGGCAATGGAACGACCTCGTTTTGATAGTGTACTTTTTAATCGTTTTGTGGCGGTTAACCGAATGAACCAAGCAAATTCGAATGCGACAATCAATGATACGATTAGCGAGATGTTATCCTCGATCAGAAGAGTAGAGTCTCCTCGTCTTTGGAAAAAGGATACCGATTATTATTCTGCGATGAATTTTGATCGGATGATTCAAATTTATAAGGAGCGTTTTCAAGATGCTTCAGATTTTACTTTTTATTTGGTCGGAGATATTGAAAGGGAGAAAGCTCGTGAACTGGTGGCCAAGTACGTGGGGGCAATTCCTTCTGCGTACAGGAAAGAAACACCGGTAGAACATCATTACGATCGGGAAGGAAATATAACTGAAGATATAGAAGTGAATATGCCGGATCGTAAATACTTGGTGAGTATTGAGTTTGTTAATAATTTGAAAACCACTCCAATGGAAGAGGTGTGTATGCGTATACTGAAAATGTATTTTCAGTATCGTTTCCAAGAAGAGATTCGGGGTGAGCGAGGGGCTGCATATAGTGTGCAAGTGTTAGGGGAAGTGTCTTCAAAACCTCGTTATCAACAAGAACTATTTATTCGTTTTGCAACATCTTTGGATGAAGGTCCTCGGATGAGGGAATTAGTTCATGAACAAATTCAGGAATTTTTGAAGCAAGGTATGACAAATGAGGATGTTGAAGATTTCGTCCTTTCTATAGAGAAAGAGAAAAAATCGGTTGACGAAATGGCTTATAATACAATTGCTTTTTGGACAGAAAATCTTCAGTTTTATAATAAAACGGGAAAAAGAATGGATTCTCCGATTTATTTTGATGCTGTTATTGATAAAATTAAGGCAAGAAATGTACTCGGTTTTGCCCGAAGATTTTTTAATACAGCGCAATGTGTTGATTTGGTGATTAAGTCAAAATATTGA
- a CDS encoding energy transducer TonB, translating to MNMLRKKVYRVLYEILNCLSVRWDWRWINDSKIFFGTALVILSVGESKKGQAAERKVIPSISERAAVSKNEIEYFVSTDSTGKLRVDTIRENEEFMFCYVTLGDEVEDSLTVYAVVSDMPVFPGDLKRYVKENVRYPEEAIKQGITGKVFVSAIIEKDGRMDSIEVAYGKHPLLKAEALRLVKKMPRWEPGRHQGELKRVSVVIPVNFTREMLDSLQNKNGIFCYVTEEMPVFPHKSLQEYIAERIEYPIEAREQKIEGKVFVSFVVDTSGLVDNVKVMKSVHPLLDAEAIRIIQALPRWEPGKMRGEKARVHYVVPVNFTLEK from the coding sequence ATGAACATGTTACGTAAAAAAGTATATAGAGTATTGTATGAGATTTTAAATTGTTTGTCTGTTCGATGGGATTGGAGATGGATCAATGATAGTAAAATCTTTTTTGGAACAGCTTTGGTAATTTTAAGTGTTGGAGAAAGCAAGAAGGGACAAGCTGCAGAAAGAAAAGTTATACCTTCAATTTCGGAGAGAGCTGCTGTCAGTAAGAATGAAATAGAGTATTTCGTGAGTACGGATTCTACGGGAAAGTTACGAGTGGACACGATCAGAGAAAATGAGGAATTTATGTTTTGCTATGTAACATTGGGGGATGAAGTTGAGGATTCATTGACGGTTTATGCGGTTGTGTCGGATATGCCTGTTTTTCCCGGAGATTTGAAACGCTATGTAAAGGAAAATGTAAGATATCCTGAAGAGGCTATAAAACAAGGAATAACCGGCAAGGTTTTTGTGTCAGCTATTATCGAGAAAGATGGACGAATGGATAGTATTGAAGTTGCTTACGGAAAACATCCTCTTCTGAAGGCAGAGGCTTTGAGGTTGGTTAAGAAGATGCCTAGATGGGAACCTGGCAGGCATCAAGGCGAGTTGAAACGGGTTAGTGTTGTAATTCCGGTAAATTTTACTCGGGAAATGTTGGATAGCTTACAAAATAAAAATGGTATTTTTTGCTATGTAACAGAGGAAATGCCAGTTTTTCCTCATAAATCTCTTCAGGAGTATATTGCGGAGAGAATTGAGTATCCGATAGAGGCTAGAGAGCAAAAAATTGAAGGAAAGGTATTTGTTTCTTTTGTGGTTGATACATCAGGTTTAGTTGATAACGTGAAGGTTATGAAGAGTGTTCATCCTTTGCTTGATGCAGAGGCGATCCGGATCATTCAGGCCTTACCTCGTTGGGAACCAGGTAAAATGAGAGGTGAAAAGGCACGTGTGCATTATGTCGTTCCTGTAAATTTTACATTAGAAAAATAA
- a CDS encoding PAS domain-containing sensor histidine kinase produces the protein MAEKVIASVPDMIFMVDNQFNIQKIYNADPVKLSLPVEALIGRNLKDCVDPPFVDIVISNLREALISDKVYEVEYTVSVHGKITYYEGRFKRVQENLVACFERDITGRKKNEVAIKQNQRLLNAVLDNMPMPLIIKDIDDDLKYVFWNKQCELQGGYSREEIIGKTDIEVYGKERGEHYRDVDFKIIEEGSSYQVQEVYETPDGERHVSIVNKNVVSNDIHHWLLATRWDITDLIRIQEQLQEVNQQLRMAFSVTNTVPMIWDLEDDLIRFKYPEFKVENKGFCKERDGLSSLEAVDYMHPDDREVMSRLFADIKNGRIDNLHREIRYDVLGVYADYYDLYLTIEKKDITGKPLRVVGTLRNITESKLYEKTLMEAKQNVEKIQEINQLILDHSNNGLVYLHPNYMIEWENLAQYSEHPLAGRYKAGLCCYKSVMHRDSPCPGCVMQKALETGKREMKEVTFDDGFTVEITATPVYDIKNERQIRGVVLKYEDVSERTRVANEWKRAKEAAEMSDRLKSMFLSNMSHEIRTPLNAIVGFSELLVNTDDPKDKEEYMAIINRNNELLLQLISDILDLSKIEAGTLEFIYDMVDINEMLRGLEMSYRQKNIEHPNIDISFTSHMDKCVIYTEKNRVMQVISNFLNNALKFTDEGHIHFGYEERENGLRFFVSDTGKGIPAEKQDEIFKRFVKLDSFTNGTGLGLAICQTIVHKLGGEIGVISEENQGSTFWFTLPVKPGQ, from the coding sequence ATGGCAGAAAAGGTTATTGCCTCTGTCCCCGACATGATTTTCATGGTAGATAACCAGTTTAATATACAAAAAATTTATAATGCAGATCCTGTGAAACTTTCTTTACCGGTGGAGGCATTGATTGGTCGGAATTTGAAGGATTGTGTTGATCCCCCGTTTGTAGACATCGTGATATCCAATTTGCGGGAAGCGTTGATTTCGGATAAAGTGTACGAGGTGGAGTATACCGTGTCGGTTCATGGTAAGATAACCTATTACGAGGGGCGGTTCAAGCGTGTACAGGAAAATTTGGTGGCTTGTTTTGAACGGGATATTACGGGACGGAAAAAGAACGAAGTTGCGATAAAACAGAATCAGCGATTATTGAATGCGGTGCTGGACAATATGCCAATGCCTCTGATCATAAAGGATATAGATGATGATTTGAAGTATGTTTTCTGGAATAAGCAGTGTGAGTTACAGGGTGGATATTCTCGGGAAGAAATTATCGGTAAGACTGATATAGAGGTGTATGGAAAGGAACGAGGCGAGCATTACCGGGATGTCGATTTTAAAATTATTGAAGAAGGAAGTTCTTATCAAGTGCAAGAAGTATACGAGACTCCTGACGGCGAGAGACACGTTTCTATCGTGAATAAAAATGTGGTGTCCAACGATATACACCATTGGTTACTGGCCACTCGCTGGGATATAACAGATCTTATTCGTATACAAGAACAACTTCAAGAGGTGAATCAGCAATTGCGGATGGCTTTCTCGGTTACGAACACGGTTCCGATGATCTGGGATTTGGAAGATGATCTTATCCGGTTTAAATATCCCGAGTTTAAAGTTGAAAATAAAGGTTTTTGTAAAGAACGGGATGGTCTGTCCTCGCTGGAGGCTGTTGATTACATGCATCCGGACGATCGGGAGGTCATGTCCCGGCTTTTCGCAGATATAAAGAATGGACGGATAGATAATTTGCACCGGGAGATTCGTTATGATGTTCTGGGGGTGTATGCAGATTATTATGATTTGTATTTGACGATCGAGAAAAAAGATATTACAGGGAAACCCCTGCGGGTTGTCGGGACGTTACGTAATATAACCGAGAGTAAGTTATACGAGAAAACCTTGATGGAGGCGAAACAGAATGTGGAAAAGATTCAGGAGATCAACCAGCTTATTCTTGATCACTCGAATAATGGATTAGTGTATCTTCACCCGAATTACATGATCGAGTGGGAAAACTTGGCCCAGTATTCCGAGCATCCGCTGGCCGGTAGGTATAAGGCCGGGTTGTGTTGCTACAAAAGCGTGATGCATCGGGATTCTCCTTGTCCGGGGTGCGTGATGCAGAAAGCGTTGGAGACGGGAAAACGGGAAATGAAGGAAGTTACTTTTGATGACGGGTTTACGGTGGAGATCACGGCCACGCCTGTTTATGATATAAAGAACGAGAGGCAGATTCGGGGAGTTGTATTGAAATACGAGGATGTTTCCGAACGCACCCGGGTTGCCAATGAATGGAAACGGGCGAAGGAAGCGGCTGAGATGTCCGATCGGTTGAAGTCGATGTTCCTGTCCAATATGAGTCACGAGATTCGTACCCCCCTGAATGCTATCGTGGGGTTCAGTGAATTACTGGTTAACACGGATGATCCGAAGGATAAAGAGGAGTACATGGCTATTATTAATCGAAATAATGAGTTACTGTTGCAGTTGATTAGTGACATTCTGGATTTATCAAAGATCGAGGCGGGAACGTTGGAGTTTATTTATGATATGGTTGATATAAACGAGATGTTGCGGGGATTGGAAATGAGTTATCGCCAGAAGAATATAGAACATCCTAATATTGATATTTCTTTTACTTCCCATATGGATAAATGTGTTATTTACACGGAAAAGAACCGGGTGATGCAGGTGATTTCGAATTTCCTGAATAATGCGCTTAAATTTACCGACGAGGGACATATCCATTTTGGTTACGAGGAGCGGGAGAATGGGTTGCGTTTCTTTGTTTCCGACACGGGGAAAGGAATTCCTGCGGAAAAGCAAGATGAAATCTTCAAACGTTTTGTCAAATTGGATAGTTTTACAAACGGAACTGGGTTGGGATTAGCCATTTGTCAGACGATTGTCCATAAGTTGGGGGGAGAGATCGGGGTGATTTCCGAGGAAAATCAAGGAAGTACTTTTTGGTTTACCTTGCCTGTTAAACCGGGACAATAG
- a CDS encoding FecR domain-containing protein: MKIDDRIYELISGKLDDHLSPMEEAELSSWLAEDVGHEEVYAEIKKIRDQVKLLHRDFAPDTENVLKRVKRGRGRQIGFRYWWKYAALFILPLGVALVLWQGMKNEPVGVHRQFSAVSRPGGERAILKLYDGKTVMLDSTMKSSLIAHEANVRIEMDSNHLLRYSSHDSIGMANVNKNNELIIPKGGEYQVMLADGTKVWLNSASRLIYPQSFMGKERRVVLSGEAFFDVAHDAERPFIVETSRMNVKVLGTRFNVNDYDDNEEVSTTLVNGSVEIVSGGQQAFRLVPGEQAYGKENELEKREVNVRLYTSWIDGKFLFNNTELEEIAKQISRWYDVEIFFSNESVKKVRFTGAIVKFKPLDDLVRMIESTSQVRFSVKGKTIVISE; this comes from the coding sequence ATGAAAATAGATGATCGAATATATGAGTTGATTTCCGGAAAGTTGGATGATCACCTGTCACCAATGGAGGAAGCCGAGCTTTCAAGTTGGTTGGCAGAAGATGTGGGACATGAGGAAGTGTATGCCGAGATAAAGAAAATACGTGATCAGGTAAAACTTTTACATCGGGATTTTGCTCCTGATACGGAGAATGTATTAAAACGAGTGAAACGGGGAAGAGGAAGGCAAATAGGTTTCCGTTATTGGTGGAAATATGCGGCTCTCTTTATTTTGCCGTTAGGCGTGGCTTTGGTTTTGTGGCAGGGTATGAAGAATGAGCCGGTGGGGGTACATCGTCAATTTAGTGCAGTTTCTCGTCCGGGGGGAGAACGAGCAATATTGAAGTTGTATGATGGAAAAACGGTTATGCTGGATAGTACAATGAAGAGTTCATTGATCGCTCACGAGGCAAATGTCCGGATAGAGATGGATTCTAATCATCTGTTACGTTATTCTTCACACGATTCTATCGGGATGGCTAATGTCAATAAAAATAATGAATTAATTATTCCTAAGGGTGGAGAGTACCAAGTCATGTTAGCCGACGGGACAAAGGTTTGGTTGAATTCGGCATCACGATTGATATATCCTCAATCTTTCATGGGAAAAGAGAGACGGGTTGTATTGTCCGGGGAGGCTTTTTTTGACGTGGCACATGATGCAGAAAGGCCTTTTATCGTGGAAACATCCCGGATGAACGTGAAGGTGTTGGGTACTCGTTTTAACGTGAATGATTACGATGATAATGAGGAGGTTTCTACCACGCTGGTAAATGGTAGCGTGGAAATTGTTTCAGGTGGTCAGCAAGCGTTTCGACTGGTTCCGGGGGAACAGGCTTATGGGAAAGAAAACGAGTTAGAGAAACGGGAAGTCAATGTTCGTCTTTACACGTCTTGGATCGACGGGAAGTTCTTGTTTAATAACACGGAACTGGAAGAGATTGCCAAGCAGATTTCCCGCTGGTATGACGTGGAAATATTTTTTAGTAATGAAAGCGTGAAAAAGGTGCGGTTCACGGGGGCGATCGTGAAGTTTAAGCCTTTGGATGATTTGGTTCGGATGATCGAGAGTACAAGTCAAGTCCGGTTTAGCGTGAAAGGGAAAACAATTGTAATTTCAGAGTAA
- a CDS encoding transposase, with protein MIVSPKGDTIFTRSIPSVYAHSKRILNSFNNRNTNAATESFNAKQKAFRVQFRGVLDINFSSLESQKFLLEKKKEKQERNGDPPNFSREPFSIGLFT; from the coding sequence ATGATAGTGTCTCCAAAAGGAGACACTATCTTCACTCGTTCAATTCCATCCGTGTACGCCCATTCAAAGAGAATATTGAATTCTTTCAACAACAGGAACACGAACGCTGCCACCGAATCATTCAACGCCAAGCAGAAAGCCTTCAGGGTTCAATTTAGGGGTGTGCTGGATATAAATTTTTCCTCTTTAGAGTCGCAAAAATTTTTGCTTGAAAAGAAGAAAGAAAAGCAAGAAAGAAATGGAGATCCACCTAATTTTTCACGTGAGCCTTTTTCCATCGGCCTTTTCACGTGA